One window of Nitrospirota bacterium genomic DNA carries:
- a CDS encoding response regulator: protein MTAPRILIVEDEVLVATDLKNRITHFGYEVIDAVSSGEAAIARVAAQNPDIVLMDIMLNGVLDGIKTAEVIRKRFSIPVIYLTAFSEEKIFQEAKITEPYGYVIKPCNDRELHIAIEVALYKHKVDSEKEDLIAKLQNALATISTLHGILPICSSCKKIRDDKGSWQQIESYIREHSEAEFTHGICPDCVKKLYDPGEQ, encoded by the coding sequence ATGACTGCTCCGCGGATCTTGATTGTAGAGGATGAGGTCCTGGTTGCGACGGACCTGAAGAACAGGATCACGCACTTCGGCTATGAAGTCATTGATGCGGTTTCTTCGGGAGAGGCCGCCATCGCTCGGGTCGCCGCGCAGAATCCCGATATTGTGCTCATGGATATCATGCTGAACGGGGTCCTGGACGGGATCAAGACAGCCGAGGTGATACGAAAGCGCTTCAGCATCCCGGTGATTTATCTCACGGCGTTTTCCGAAGAAAAAATATTTCAGGAGGCAAAGATCACCGAGCCTTATGGCTATGTCATCAAGCCGTGCAATGACCGGGAATTGCACATCGCCATCGAGGTCGCGCTGTACAAGCATAAAGTGGATTCAGAAAAAGAGGATCTCATCGCGAAGCTTCAGAACGCCCTTGCCACGATCAGCACGCTGCACGGGATCCTGCCTATCTGCTCGTCCTGCAAAAAGATCCGCGACGACAAGGGCTCCTGGCAGCAGATCGAGTCCTACATCCGGGAGCATTCGGAGGCTGAATTCACGCACGGGATCTGCCCCGACTGCGTGAAGAAGCTCTATGACCCTGGTGAGCAATGA
- a CDS encoding transglycosylase domain-containing protein, translated as MKKIFFAGLGIIALCAVVLACWALLALSHLPDVSKLKHYRPAAASEVLDREGRLLTEFYDGRYRIWVPIASLPDIVIQAVVIAEDDTFFEHKGVNYKAAWDALVLDVQRRRFARGGSTITQQMIKNVLLTREKTLTRKLQEYILARRAEEVLTKRQILQIYLNEVEWGDNLYGIEAASRYYLDKHASELSPAEAALLAGMLPSPRYYNPFKRPDNARKRRDQVLFNMAQARIITDDVYQAALQTQPVLRQQAAGRFTFTALEATRARQCSDAVLEQILLRLFGDQNVYRGGLTIRTSLDRGLQGEMNRLEDASEHPSAPDRVTVVRQGDQIRALLCSAGKEMSVRERLESAGLPGLDYEVASVSTEEVTREQIIQSVEGEKKK; from the coding sequence ATGAAAAAGATCTTTTTCGCAGGGCTCGGCATCATAGCGCTCTGCGCCGTGGTCCTTGCCTGCTGGGCCCTCCTGGCCCTTTCCCATCTGCCCGACGTATCCAAGCTGAAACACTACCGACCCGCAGCGGCCTCCGAGGTGCTGGACCGTGAAGGACGGCTCCTGACTGAGTTCTATGACGGGAGGTACCGGATCTGGGTGCCCATCGCCTCGCTGCCGGATATCGTGATCCAGGCCGTCGTGATCGCGGAGGACGACACCTTCTTCGAGCATAAGGGCGTCAACTACAAGGCCGCCTGGGACGCGCTGGTCCTCGACGTACAGAGGCGGCGGTTCGCGCGGGGCGGGAGCACGATCACGCAGCAGATGATCAAGAACGTCCTGCTTACGCGGGAGAAGACGCTGACCCGGAAGCTCCAGGAATACATCCTGGCCCGCAGGGCCGAGGAAGTGCTGACGAAGCGACAGATCCTCCAGATCTACCTGAACGAGGTGGAGTGGGGGGACAACCTGTACGGCATCGAGGCCGCGAGCCGCTACTATCTCGACAAACACGCTTCGGAGCTGTCCCCCGCTGAAGCTGCGCTGCTCGCCGGCATGCTTCCCAGTCCGCGCTATTATAACCCCTTCAAACGCCCGGACAATGCAAGAAAAAGGCGGGATCAGGTGCTGTTCAACATGGCCCAGGCAAGGATCATTACCGACGACGTATATCAAGCCGCGTTGCAGACGCAGCCGGTCCTCAGGCAGCAGGCTGCCGGCAGGTTCACCTTCACTGCTCTCGAAGCAACGCGCGCCAGGCAATGCTCCGACGCGGTTCTGGAACAGATCCTGCTCCGGTTGTTCGGGGACCAGAATGTGTACCGCGGCGGGTTGACGATAAGAACCAGCCTCGATCGGGGCCTGCAGGGTGAAATGAACCGGCTGGAAGATGCATCGGAACATCCTTCAGCACCAGACCGGGTCACCGTCGTCCGACAGGGCGATCAGATACGGGCGCTCCTCTGTTCCGCGGGGAAGGAAATGAGTGTCCGTGAAAGGCTTGAGAGCGCCGGTTTGCCCGGCCTGGATTATGAGGTGGCATCCGTGTCAACAGAGGAAGTAACGCGCGAACAGATCATACAGTCCGTTGAAGGGGAAAAGAAGAAGTAG
- a CDS encoding TlpA disulfide reductase family protein — MSQRPAEGTMGKAAKKVVVLAMLGAAVGMLLVFLVLAKGGSKASKIVAEGDRAPEFTLPALDGRKVGLADFRGKVVMVHFWATWCPPCVEEIPTLDRLLRTMAGTDFIMLPVSVDEGGAESVRSFLERNRLTLPVLLDPGHETANRYGTFKFPETYVLDRSGMVKYKVIGPRNWDDPVTIQALRDLAAAN; from the coding sequence ATGAGTCAACGGCCGGCAGAGGGAACGATGGGTAAGGCTGCGAAAAAAGTTGTGGTCCTGGCAATGCTCGGCGCGGCAGTCGGCATGCTGCTTGTTTTCCTGGTCCTGGCCAAGGGAGGTTCGAAGGCTTCGAAGATCGTCGCAGAAGGGGACCGCGCCCCGGAATTCACGCTTCCTGCCCTGGACGGCCGGAAGGTCGGGCTCGCGGATTTTCGCGGCAAGGTTGTGATGGTCCACTTCTGGGCCACCTGGTGCCCGCCCTGCGTTGAAGAGATCCCGACGCTGGACAGGCTGCTCCGTACCATGGCCGGCACTGACTTCATCATGCTGCCGGTGAGCGTCGATGAAGGGGGAGCGGAGTCGGTCAGGTCCTTTCTGGAGCGGAACAGGCTCACCCTGCCGGTCCTGCTCGACCCGGGCCACGAGACCGCGAACCGTTATGGCACCTTCAAGTTCCCGGAAACCTACGTTCTCGACCGCAGCGGCATGGTGAAATACAAGGTGATCGGCCCGAGGAACTGGGATGATCCGGTCACGATACAGGCGCTCCGTGACCTTGCGGCCGCGAATTAG